From a single Leclercia sp. AS011 genomic region:
- the ydiK gene encoding AI-2E family transporter YdiK yields the protein MVNRHQPRDVAQILLSVLFLAIMIIACLWIVQPFVLGFAWAGTVVIATWPLFLRLERLLFGRRALAVLVMTLLLVLLFVIPVALLVNSLVDGSGPLISSITSGDMTLPTLDWLNDIPLIGDKLYAGWHNLLDMGGSAIMAKVRPYIGATTTWFVGTAAHLGRFVVHCVLMLLFSALLYWRGEQVALGVRHFATRLASARGDAAMLLAAQAVRAVALGVVVTALVQSVLGGIGLAISGVPYATLFTVLMLLTCLMQLGPLLVLVPAIVWLYWSGDTTWGTVLLVWSCVVGTMDNVIRPILIRMGADLPLILILSGVIGGLIAFGMIGLFIGPVLLAVSWRLFSAWVHEVPPPPTDPDVLLEALNEKEALKK from the coding sequence ATGGTCAATCGACACCAGCCCAGGGACGTCGCGCAAATTTTGCTGTCGGTGCTGTTTCTGGCAATCATGATTATTGCGTGTCTGTGGATTGTTCAGCCTTTCGTTCTGGGCTTTGCCTGGGCGGGTACCGTGGTGATCGCCACCTGGCCGCTGTTTCTGCGTTTAGAGCGCCTGCTGTTTGGTCGCCGCGCCCTGGCGGTGCTGGTGATGACGTTGCTGCTAGTGCTGCTGTTTGTCATCCCGGTGGCGTTACTGGTGAACAGCCTGGTGGACGGCAGCGGCCCGCTCATCTCCAGCATCACCAGCGGGGATATGACGCTGCCGACGCTGGACTGGCTGAATGACATCCCGCTGATTGGCGATAAGCTATATGCCGGCTGGCACAACCTGCTGGATATGGGTGGCAGTGCCATTATGGCGAAGGTGCGGCCCTATATTGGCGCTACCACCACCTGGTTTGTCGGCACCGCCGCGCACCTGGGCCGCTTTGTCGTCCACTGCGTACTGATGCTGCTCTTCAGCGCCCTGCTCTACTGGCGCGGCGAGCAAGTGGCGCTCGGGGTTCGTCATTTTGCGACGCGTCTGGCGTCGGCGCGTGGCGATGCGGCGATGCTGCTGGCGGCGCAGGCCGTCCGTGCGGTGGCGTTAGGCGTGGTCGTGACGGCGCTGGTGCAGTCGGTGCTGGGCGGCATTGGTCTGGCGATTTCCGGGGTGCCTTACGCCACCCTCTTTACGGTGCTGATGCTGTTAACCTGTCTGATGCAGCTGGGACCCCTGCTGGTGCTGGTCCCGGCGATTGTCTGGCTCTACTGGAGCGGCGACACCACCTGGGGCACGGTGCTGCTGGTCTGGAGCTGCGTGGTGGGCACCATGGATAACGTGATCCGCCCGATTCTGATTCGGATGGGTGCTGACCTGCCGTTAATCCTGATCCTCTCCGGCGTTATCGGTGGCTTGATTGCCTTCGGGATGATCGGTCTGTTTATCGGGCCGGTGCTGCTGGCGGTCTCCTGGCGACTCTTCTCCGCCTGGGTGCATGAAGTTCCGCCACCGCCGACCGATCCCGATGTGCTGCTTGAGGCGCTCAACGAGAAGGAAGCGCTGAAGAAGTAA